In Terriglobales bacterium, the genomic stretch GTCGTTCCTGGCCGTTCACGCCGTTTGTCTGCTGGTGATCGCGGCATTGGTAGCAGGCGCTCCGCGCTCCCGCATTTGGCACTTCCTGCATCACTGGTATCCGTTGCTGATATTCATCGTCTGTTTCGAGGAGGTGGCCCGCCTCTCCTTCCTGTTCGTCGACTCCTGGCAGGACCAGTATTTGCTCGACCTCGAAGCCAGGTTCTTTGCCGCGCCACCCACGGTCTGGCTGGGACAATTCGCCACGCCCTGGCTGACCGAGGTCCTGGAGATCGGGTACTTTTCCTACTTCCTGCTGCTGATAATGGTGGGCGGCGTGCTCTACCACCGCGGCGACATGCCCGCCTTCCGGCGCACCATGTCCACCAGCGTCGTGAGCTACATGCTGTGCTACCTGGTCTTTCTGACCTTTCCGACCGAAGGTCCCGCGCACACGCTGCGCCATCTGCACACCGTACCGCTCGAGGGCGGCCCGTTTCATTTCCTCGTGAACCTCATCCAGAAGCACGGCGGCGTGCACGGCAACGCTTTTCCCAGTTCGCACGTCGCCGCCGCCGTAGTGGCGTTGATCTACGCCTGGCGCTACGCCCCGCGCCTGGGCATGGCGCTCACGCCGCTGGTAGTGCTGCTCTGCATCGGCGCGGTGTATGACCGCTATCACTATGTATCCGACATCGCTGGCGGCATCGTGATCGCGCTGCTGGCGGAGGCGATCGTTGCTTGGCTGGTGCGGCGGCCTCGCTGGGCCAGGCTCGTCCAGTCGTAATCCCTCGTCAATCGCACAATTCCGTTAGACTCATCCCGATGGACGTCATTTTCGGCATCAACCCTGTGACCGAGGCCTTGAAGGCCCGCGGCCGTGCCTTCGCGTACCTGGGCGTTGCCAGTCGGAACGACGCCCGCGTCGAGAAGCTGATTGCAGAATGCCGCGCGCTCGGCGTGCCGGTGCGCTTTCTGCCCCGCCACCAGCTTGACCGCCTGGCCAACGGCGGCGCGCACCAGGGCGTGGTGGCGGTGGCCGCGG encodes the following:
- a CDS encoding phosphatase PAP2 family protein — protein: MTNQSQPVSWWQRTNFVDRLYFAWFGGLGLVILLLHHRIPAWPSFLAVHAVCLLVIAALVAGAPRSRIWHFLHHWYPLLIFIVCFEEVARLSFLFVDSWQDQYLLDLEARFFAAPPTVWLGQFATPWLTEVLEIGYFSYFLLLIMVGGVLYHRGDMPAFRRTMSTSVVSYMLCYLVFLTFPTEGPAHTLRHLHTVPLEGGPFHFLVNLIQKHGGVHGNAFPSSHVAAAVVALIYAWRYAPRLGMALTPLVVLLCIGAVYDRYHYVSDIAGGIVIALLAEAIVAWLVRRPRWARLVQS